A window from Chryseobacterium vaccae encodes these proteins:
- a CDS encoding GNAT family N-acetyltransferase yields MSHTIRLANAKDYSRIMEIWESAVKATHDFLAEEDFNYFKEVIPRDYLPNLEVYLITEDEKAEGFASVAEGNLEMLFIHNDTRGKGYGRKLYEFMKEKKGLTKVDVNEQNPQAIGFYEKMGFRQTGRSEKDGSGKDYPIIHMSL; encoded by the coding sequence ATGTCACATACGATCAGGCTTGCCAATGCTAAAGATTATTCAAGAATTATGGAGATCTGGGAATCTGCGGTAAAAGCTACTCATGATTTTCTTGCTGAGGAAGATTTCAACTATTTCAAAGAAGTTATTCCAAGGGATTATCTTCCGAATCTTGAAGTTTATCTCATCACCGAAGATGAAAAAGCAGAAGGCTTTGCGTCTGTTGCGGAAGGTAATCTGGAAATGCTTTTCATCCATAATGATACCCGTGGAAAAGGATATGGCAGAAAGTTATATGAATTCATGAAGGAAAAAAAGGGTCTTACCAAGGTAGATGTTAATGAGCAGAATCCTCAGGCCATTGGCTTTTACGAAAAAATGGGATTCAGACAGACCGGAAGATCAGAAAAAGACGGTTCCGGAAAAGACTATCCTATCATCCACATGAGTCTGTAA
- a CDS encoding aldo/keto reductase, whose product MQKKTYTGQPVVTLNNGVDIPALGFGVWQMENLEECEKAVIKAIHTGYRMIDTAAIYQNETAVGNAVKNSGVDRDDLFITSKVWVQDHGYEKAKSAFQRTLDRLQMDYLDMYLIHWPYGDFLGTWKALEELYSEGKIKAIGVCNFTVEKLEELKENSTILPVINQIELHPVFQQKELQVYDRENNIITQPWSPLGNGNADLLNNAELKAIAEKYHKTTAQVILRWHLQEGFVVIPKSVTPSRIEENFNVFDFELTEDEMNTVRSLDTGKRLFFDPKDPEWEQKMLKSVADI is encoded by the coding sequence ATGCAAAAGAAGACCTATACAGGACAGCCTGTAGTGACCTTAAATAACGGAGTGGATATTCCTGCACTGGGTTTTGGAGTATGGCAGATGGAGAATCTGGAAGAATGTGAAAAGGCGGTGATTAAGGCAATTCATACAGGATACAGAATGATTGATACGGCAGCTATTTACCAGAATGAAACAGCAGTAGGAAATGCGGTAAAAAACAGCGGGGTGGACAGGGATGACCTTTTTATCACCTCAAAAGTATGGGTTCAGGATCACGGGTATGAAAAAGCCAAAAGTGCATTTCAGAGAACATTGGACAGACTTCAGATGGATTATCTGGATATGTATCTGATCCACTGGCCTTATGGAGATTTCCTGGGAACATGGAAGGCACTGGAGGAATTATACAGTGAAGGAAAGATCAAAGCAATAGGCGTATGTAATTTTACGGTAGAAAAACTGGAGGAATTAAAGGAAAATTCAACAATACTTCCTGTGATCAACCAAATTGAGCTTCACCCGGTATTCCAGCAGAAAGAGCTTCAGGTGTACGACAGGGAGAATAATATCATTACCCAGCCGTGGAGCCCGCTTGGAAACGGAAATGCAGACCTTTTAAATAATGCAGAATTAAAAGCAATTGCTGAAAAATACCATAAAACAACAGCCCAGGTAATTCTGAGATGGCATCTTCAGGAAGGTTTTGTAGTAATTCCTAAATCGGTAACCCCTTCCAGAATTGAAGAAAACTTCAATGTTTTTGACTTTGAACTGACAGAAGATGAAATGAATACCGTCCGTTCTCTGGATACAGGAAAAAGGCTGTTCTTTGATCCGAAAGATCCTGAATGGGAGCAGAAAATGCTGAAATCTGTAGCAGATATTTAA
- a CDS encoding DNA alkylation repair protein: protein MTAGEFIEKLSSFKDENEIDKVKKFFKGNDGITRHFGVRFGNVFTTAKEFSAMPLEEINELLNSEFYEVRMGAVSIMDFQAGNKKVSADKKKQLFDLYLIRHDRLNNWDFVDRGARNIIGEYLIDKPRDILYKLAESESPWERRTAIVSTHAFIRENEVEDTFAIAEILVHDSDELVNKAVGSWVREAGKKDPERHRSFLDRYVKTMPAATFSYAIEKLDPEMKKHYKDLRKG from the coding sequence ATGACAGCAGGAGAATTCATAGAAAAGCTATCATCATTCAAAGATGAGAATGAAATTGATAAGGTTAAAAAGTTTTTCAAGGGAAATGATGGAATAACCCGGCATTTTGGGGTAAGGTTCGGAAATGTATTCACTACGGCAAAAGAATTTTCTGCGATGCCTTTAGAGGAAATCAATGAACTGCTTAACAGTGAATTTTATGAAGTTAGAATGGGAGCCGTGAGCATTATGGATTTCCAGGCCGGAAATAAGAAAGTTTCTGCAGATAAGAAAAAACAACTTTTTGATCTTTATCTGATACGTCATGACCGCCTGAATAACTGGGATTTTGTGGACAGAGGAGCCAGGAATATTATCGGAGAGTACCTTATTGACAAGCCCAGAGATATTCTTTATAAACTCGCAGAATCTGAAAGTCCCTGGGAAAGAAGAACTGCCATAGTAAGTACCCATGCTTTTATCAGGGAGAATGAGGTAGAAGATACGTTTGCCATTGCAGAAATCCTTGTGCATGATTCTGATGAACTGGTGAATAAAGCAGTGGGAAGCTGGGTAAGGGAAGCCGGTAAAAAAGATCCTGAGCGACACCGTTCTTTTCTTGACCGGTATGTGAAAACAATGCCTGCCGCCACATTTTCCTATGCCATAGAGAAGCTTGATCCCGAAATGAAAAAACATTATAAAGACCTCAGAAAAGGGTAG
- a CDS encoding NAD(P)H-dependent flavin oxidoreductase has protein sequence MFWPDTISKKLNIKYPIIQAPMFGVSTPQMAAAAARAGGLGSLAIADLSAEKAVELIREIKKLTDQPFAVNLFAHNIPEVTEILKEKYIRTKYFIEQLARENHLEVQLPDLSDLKANGYQELVEAVIEEGCKILSFTFGNLDDKSIQKLKENGVTLIGTCTSVEEALILEKSGIDMICVQGIEAGGHRGSFNADNIPEIGGISLFSEVYNHVKVPLIYAGGIYNGRTLRAAKELGAEGFQVGSMLLASQESALQPFEKERLKNVTEKDIMLTRSFSGRYARGIRNKFIETLEYSEHILPYPYQNKLTNELRRVAKTMNNTDFVGIWTGQSIHDYNEASTEEILTNLIRDSEKTN, from the coding sequence ATGTTCTGGCCCGACACCATCAGCAAAAAATTGAATATAAAATATCCCATAATCCAAGCTCCGATGTTTGGAGTAAGTACCCCGCAAATGGCGGCCGCTGCTGCCAGAGCCGGAGGTCTGGGGTCTCTGGCAATTGCTGACCTCTCCGCAGAAAAGGCTGTTGAGCTGATCCGGGAAATAAAAAAGCTTACTGATCAACCTTTTGCGGTCAACCTGTTTGCCCATAACATTCCCGAAGTCACGGAAATATTAAAAGAAAAATACATCAGGACAAAGTATTTTATTGAACAGCTGGCCAGGGAAAATCATCTTGAAGTACAGCTTCCTGATCTCAGTGATCTTAAAGCAAATGGTTATCAGGAACTGGTGGAAGCTGTTATTGAAGAAGGCTGTAAAATACTAAGCTTTACTTTTGGAAATCTGGATGATAAAAGTATTCAAAAACTGAAAGAAAACGGAGTAACCCTCATTGGAACCTGTACTTCAGTTGAAGAAGCTTTAATTCTTGAAAAATCCGGAATTGATATGATCTGTGTTCAGGGAATAGAGGCAGGAGGCCACCGGGGCAGTTTTAATGCTGACAATATCCCGGAAATCGGAGGAATATCTTTGTTTTCTGAGGTATATAATCATGTGAAAGTTCCTCTTATCTATGCGGGCGGAATTTATAACGGAAGAACTTTAAGAGCAGCTAAAGAATTAGGGGCAGAGGGATTTCAGGTAGGAAGCATGTTGCTGGCTTCCCAGGAAAGTGCCCTGCAGCCATTTGAAAAAGAAAGGCTTAAAAATGTAACTGAAAAAGATATTATGCTCACCCGGAGCTTTTCAGGACGCTACGCCAGAGGAATCAGAAATAAGTTCATTGAAACCCTTGAATATTCAGAGCATATTCTCCCATACCCATACCAGAATAAACTCACTAATGAACTAAGACGGGTTGCAAAAACAATGAATAATACAGACTTTGTGGGGATCTGGACCGGACAATCCATTCATGATTACAACGAAGCTTCTACTGAAGAGATTTTGACCAATCTGATCAGGGATTCTGAAAAAACAAATTAA
- a CDS encoding UDP-N-acetylmuramate--L-alanine ligase — MKTHFIAIGGSAMHNLAIALKDKGYKVTGSDDAIFEPSRSRLEKKGILPQEMGWFPEKITPDIDAVILGMHAHQDNPELAKAKELGLKIYSYPEFLYEQSKNKTRVVIAGSHGKTTITSMILHVLNFHQKDVDFMVGAQLEGFDCMVKLTQDNDFMVLEGDEYLSSPIDLRSKFLLYQPNIALMSGIAWDHINVFKTFDDYIEQFRKFTASITPGGVMVYNEEDPEVVKVVEAAENYFRKIPYKTPEYEINGGKVYLKTEMGDVPLSVFGAHNLLNMEGARHICQQLGIMDEDFYEAIMSFKGASKRLEKVERDDKGTLYKDFAHAPSKVKATVKAFQEQFKNETQYGFLELHTYSSLNPVFLEQYDHAMDGLDEAIVFYSEDALKIKRMEPISPEFIKEKFKNDRLRVFTNAEDLHAYWNTLDKTKGVYLMMSSGNFGGLDLTQ, encoded by the coding sequence TTGAAAACCCACTTCATTGCTATCGGCGGAAGCGCCATGCATAACCTTGCTATTGCGTTAAAAGACAAAGGATATAAGGTAACAGGTTCAGATGATGCTATTTTTGAACCTTCAAGATCCAGACTGGAAAAGAAAGGAATTCTGCCTCAGGAAATGGGCTGGTTCCCGGAAAAGATCACTCCGGATATTGATGCCGTTATTCTCGGAATGCATGCCCATCAGGATAATCCGGAACTGGCCAAAGCAAAAGAACTGGGATTAAAAATTTACTCATACCCGGAATTTCTTTACGAACAGTCTAAAAATAAAACCAGAGTAGTTATTGCCGGTTCACATGGTAAAACAACCATCACCTCTATGATTCTCCATGTTCTGAACTTCCATCAGAAGGATGTTGATTTTATGGTAGGTGCACAGCTGGAAGGCTTCGACTGTATGGTGAAATTAACCCAGGATAATGATTTTATGGTACTGGAAGGTGATGAATACCTTTCCTCTCCTATTGATCTTCGTTCAAAATTTCTCCTTTATCAGCCGAATATCGCTTTGATGAGTGGTATTGCATGGGATCATATCAATGTTTTCAAAACATTCGACGATTATATAGAACAGTTCAGAAAGTTTACGGCAAGCATTACCCCGGGTGGTGTTATGGTGTATAACGAGGAAGATCCTGAAGTGGTAAAGGTAGTGGAAGCTGCTGAAAATTATTTCAGAAAAATTCCTTACAAAACTCCTGAATATGAGATTAACGGCGGAAAAGTATATCTGAAAACGGAAATGGGAGATGTTCCTCTGTCTGTTTTCGGTGCTCATAATCTTCTGAATATGGAAGGAGCAAGACATATCTGCCAACAGCTGGGAATTATGGATGAGGATTTTTATGAAGCCATCATGAGTTTCAAAGGAGCTTCAAAACGTCTTGAAAAGGTAGAAAGAGATGATAAAGGCACCCTTTACAAAGATTTTGCTCATGCACCAAGCAAGGTAAAAGCAACGGTGAAGGCATTCCAGGAACAGTTTAAGAACGAAACCCAATACGGTTTCCTTGAACTTCATACGTATTCAAGCTTAAATCCTGTGTTCCTTGAGCAGTATGATCATGCTATGGACGGACTGGATGAAGCCATCGTTTTCTATTCTGAGGACGCTTTAAAGATCAAAAGAATGGAACCTATTTCTCCGGAATTCATTAAAGAAAAATTTAAAAATGACCGTTTAAGAGTATTCACCAATGCTGAAGACCTTCATGCCTACTGGAATACTTTAGATAAGACCAAAGGGGTTTACCTGATGATGAGTTCAGGGAACTTCGGAGGGCTGGATCTTACCCAATAA
- a CDS encoding lysophospholipid acyltransferase family protein: MAKKNIFTDAFGTPYFLKRLIIFILGVVSYRRFNGFNKLKITGTEHLVDLPDSNVLFVSNHQTYFADVAAMYHAFCAVNNGYLNTIKNPIYLLNPKIDFYYVAAEETMNKGILPKIFKIAGAVTVKRTWRAEGKNINRMVDMSEVDNIMKALDNGWVATFPQGTTSAFAQGRRGTAKLVKNQRPIVIPIKINGFRRAFDKKGLRVKVTGVKPTMEFKAPLDIDYDNEKAPEILLKIMTAIEQTEDFNLLHNYDEELKAKKLEQKDSDN; the protein is encoded by the coding sequence ATGGCGAAGAAAAATATTTTCACCGATGCATTCGGAACACCTTATTTTTTAAAAAGGTTAATTATTTTTATTTTAGGAGTTGTATCCTACAGAAGGTTCAACGGCTTTAATAAATTAAAAATAACCGGTACTGAACACCTTGTGGATCTTCCGGATTCCAATGTGCTTTTCGTATCCAACCATCAGACGTATTTTGCAGATGTAGCTGCAATGTACCACGCATTCTGTGCTGTAAATAACGGATATTTAAATACCATTAAAAACCCGATTTATCTGCTGAATCCCAAAATCGATTTTTATTATGTAGCTGCTGAAGAAACTATGAATAAAGGAATTCTTCCCAAGATCTTCAAGATTGCAGGTGCGGTAACGGTAAAAAGAACTTGGAGAGCAGAAGGAAAAAACATCAACAGAATGGTTGATATGAGCGAGGTTGATAATATTATGAAAGCTCTGGACAATGGCTGGGTAGCTACTTTCCCTCAGGGTACTACCTCGGCATTTGCACAGGGAAGAAGAGGTACCGCCAAGCTGGTAAAAAACCAGCGCCCGATTGTAATCCCTATCAAGATTAACGGATTCAGAAGGGCATTTGATAAGAAAGGTCTCCGGGTAAAGGTTACAGGCGTAAAACCTACGATGGAATTCAAAGCACCTCTAGATATTGATTACGATAATGAAAAGGCGCCTGAAATATTACTGAAGATCATGACTGCCATTGAGCAGACTGAAGACTTCAATCTACTACACAATTATGATGAAGAACTTAAAGCTAAAAAATTAGAACAAAAGGACTCAGATAATTAA
- a CDS encoding NUDIX hydrolase, whose protein sequence is MESFGKDLLRKIKSVGLPGENAHGVFSPPYRPVFTYDEVLAKNPKFAAVNIVLYLKNNEWYFPLIQRTINEHDRHSGQISLPGGKREEMDRDFAETAVRETSEEIGIDKHYVRIIREMSPIYIPPSNFYVYPYISYTKKNPLFVLQQSEAVETIEFPITSFLNLPDSPELMALPSAGGHEVPVINFNGYIIWGATAMILSEFSQLLKKM, encoded by the coding sequence ATGGAAAGTTTCGGAAAAGACCTGTTAAGAAAAATAAAGAGTGTAGGCCTGCCCGGTGAAAATGCACATGGCGTATTTTCGCCACCTTACCGTCCTGTATTTACTTATGATGAAGTGCTGGCAAAAAATCCAAAGTTTGCAGCGGTTAATATCGTATTGTATTTAAAAAATAATGAGTGGTACTTTCCTTTGATTCAGAGAACGATTAACGAACATGACCGTCACAGCGGACAAATCTCCCTTCCAGGCGGAAAACGTGAGGAAATGGACAGAGACTTCGCTGAAACAGCGGTACGTGAAACTTCGGAAGAGATAGGAATAGATAAACATTATGTAAGGATCATCAGAGAAATGTCTCCCATCTATATTCCACCAAGCAACTTTTATGTATATCCTTATATTTCATATACGAAAAAGAACCCGCTCTTTGTTCTTCAGCAGAGTGAAGCTGTGGAAACCATAGAATTTCCCATCACTTCTTTCCTTAATCTGCCCGACAGTCCTGAACTGATGGCGCTTCCAAGTGCAGGAGGCCACGAAGTCCCGGTGATTAATTTCAACGGATATATTATCTGGGGCGCTACAGCAATGATATTGAGTGAGTTTAGCCAGTTGCTGAAAAAAATGTAA
- the csgH gene encoding curli-like amyloid fiber formation chaperone CsgH, translating into MKLLYSLSLCTLFVFLSVQGYGQEDKKVNAKIESSILENQIRLKAVVTNNTTVYKELNYLLVSIKKESGGNLSNNQQSGKFSINPNEVKTLSEINVNLEKKDALKAFLYVRDEETQKLIAKDSLELNNDLFKKKAAKIEEDAVFELKGLTIDETKTKVGKDFYDLFYLQYSQLPDKSSSAVTISELPLRGTSGQINIQIEDKVIYSFMTNPSEDYLKEQMAASLKYIKEFNAKKNLIKNEFIY; encoded by the coding sequence ATGAAACTTTTATATTCCTTAAGTCTGTGCACTTTATTTGTCTTCCTGTCTGTACAGGGTTATGGGCAGGAAGATAAAAAAGTGAATGCTAAGATTGAAAGCAGTATCCTTGAAAATCAAATCCGGCTGAAGGCAGTTGTTACCAATAACACAACAGTTTATAAAGAACTGAATTATCTTTTGGTTTCCATTAAAAAGGAAAGCGGAGGGAATCTCTCCAATAATCAGCAGAGCGGGAAGTTTTCCATCAATCCCAATGAAGTCAAAACACTGTCTGAAATCAATGTCAATCTTGAAAAAAAAGATGCTCTGAAAGCCTTTCTGTATGTAAGGGATGAAGAAACCCAGAAACTGATCGCAAAGGACAGTCTGGAATTGAATAATGATCTCTTTAAGAAGAAAGCTGCAAAAATAGAAGAAGATGCTGTTTTTGAACTAAAAGGCCTGACGATTGATGAGACGAAAACCAAGGTAGGTAAAGATTTTTATGATCTTTTCTATCTCCAGTACAGTCAGCTTCCGGATAAAAGCAGCTCGGCAGTCACTATTTCCGAACTGCCTCTTCGGGGAACCAGCGGACAGATCAATATCCAGATTGAGGACAAAGTGATTTACAGCTTTATGACCAACCCAAGTGAAGATTACTTAAAAGAACAGATGGCGGCCAGCCTGAAATATATCAAAGAGTTTAACGCAAAGAAAAATCTTATCAAAAATGAATTTATCTACTAA
- a CDS encoding curli production assembly/transport component CsgF, whose translation MKTLLIILTFIAGIFCGKSQQLVYKPINPAFGGDTFNYQWLLSSANAQNQFDEKDDYRSLLDDMDSLNSFSQSLNRQVLSELSRKLFEDQFGEGSIKPGNYLFGSLYLQITSTAQGLLINILDTSTGDQSEVVIPK comes from the coding sequence ATGAAAACTTTACTCATTATTTTGACCTTTATCGCGGGTATTTTCTGCGGAAAATCCCAGCAGCTTGTCTATAAGCCCATCAATCCAGCATTTGGAGGAGATACTTTTAACTATCAGTGGCTTTTGAGTTCAGCAAATGCACAGAATCAGTTTGATGAAAAAGACGATTACCGCAGTTTGCTTGATGACATGGATTCCCTCAACAGCTTCAGCCAGAGCCTGAATAGACAGGTGCTGAGCGAGCTGTCCCGAAAATTGTTTGAAGATCAGTTTGGAGAAGGCAGTATCAAACCCGGAAATTATCTTTTCGGATCGCTGTATTTACAGATTACGTCTACTGCTCAGGGACTTCTGATCAATATTTTGGATACCAGTACAGGCGATCAGTCCGAGGTCGTTATTCCAAAATAA
- a CDS encoding CsgG/HfaB family protein, whose protein sequence is MRTYTYTRIFFCTVLLCCIQACSSILGLPSDPERSTMGEGTPSTAELKNLPLPKEKIVIGVYKFRDQTGQYKPSENGNNWSTAVPQGTTTILIKALEDSRWFIPIERENIANLLNERQIIRSTRQEYLKDADKNNQSLPPLLYAGILLEGGVISYDSNIMTGGLGARYFGIGASTQYRQDRITIYLRAVSTLNGEILKTVYTSKTILSTSVNGSFFRYIDTERLLEAEVGLTQNEPVQLAVTEAIEKAVRSLIIEGVRDKIWGKASENLEGYQAMINNYNKEQEQNSGRTVGNKFPENYRQKVSVFANIEAQKVKDDYVNPKMNLGGKLGMKYFVSPHFNIETSAGYFTMENENIMKRSYFVPEVNLEYILFPKYRFSPYIYGGLGAMFSEYKPQYKGQFGGGLEYMIGNNTSLRLSSQYDIGFKDNWEGLVNGKRKDQALRFALGINFYLGNK, encoded by the coding sequence ATGAGAACTTACACTTACACCAGAATTTTTTTCTGTACGGTCCTGCTATGCTGCATACAGGCGTGCAGTTCGATCTTGGGACTTCCTTCAGATCCCGAAAGATCTACCATGGGCGAGGGAACTCCCTCTACTGCGGAACTTAAAAATCTGCCTCTGCCTAAAGAAAAAATTGTTATTGGCGTGTACAAATTCAGAGACCAGACCGGGCAGTATAAGCCTTCCGAGAATGGGAATAACTGGAGTACAGCCGTTCCACAGGGCACTACCACTATTCTGATCAAAGCGCTGGAAGACAGCCGGTGGTTTATCCCTATTGAAAGAGAAAATATTGCCAATCTTTTAAACGAAAGACAGATTATCCGTTCAACCAGACAGGAATATCTGAAAGATGCCGATAAAAATAATCAGTCGCTTCCTCCACTTCTATATGCAGGAATTCTCCTTGAGGGCGGTGTGATTTCCTATGACAGCAATATCATGACCGGAGGTCTGGGAGCCAGGTATTTCGGTATAGGCGCTTCCACACAATACCGTCAGGACAGGATTACCATTTACCTGCGGGCTGTTTCTACTCTCAACGGTGAGATTCTTAAAACCGTTTACACCTCCAAAACCATTCTTTCCACCAGCGTTAACGGAAGTTTTTTCAGATATATAGATACAGAAAGACTGCTTGAAGCTGAAGTTGGACTTACCCAGAATGAACCCGTACAGCTTGCCGTAACAGAAGCCATTGAAAAAGCAGTTAGGTCTTTGATTATTGAAGGTGTCCGGGACAAAATCTGGGGTAAAGCTTCCGAAAATCTGGAGGGCTACCAGGCCATGATCAATAATTACAATAAAGAGCAGGAACAAAATTCAGGAAGAACAGTAGGCAACAAATTTCCTGAAAATTACAGACAGAAAGTATCTGTTTTTGCCAATATTGAAGCCCAGAAAGTCAAAGACGATTATGTGAATCCCAAGATGAATTTAGGTGGGAAATTAGGAATGAAATATTTTGTCAGCCCTCATTTCAATATCGAAACCAGCGCAGGCTATTTCACTATGGAAAACGAAAATATTATGAAGAGAAGCTACTTTGTTCCTGAAGTCAACCTTGAATACATCTTATTCCCGAAATACAGGTTCAGTCCTTATATCTATGGTGGGCTGGGTGCTATGTTTTCAGAATATAAGCCTCAGTATAAAGGGCAGTTTGGAGGAGGTCTTGAATATATGATAGGAAACAATACCTCACTACGCCTTTCTTCACAGTATGATATCGGTTTTAAAGACAATTGGGAAGGGCTGGTTAACGGAAAAAGAAAAGACCAGGCTCTTCGCTTTGCACTTGGGATCAACTTTTACCTTGGAAACAAATAA
- a CDS encoding carboxypeptidase-like regulatory domain-containing protein, which translates to MKTLIKLLSIFILAFCLFSCNEDLVEQAQTGILKGKVVKRGTNVPIPNVKIFTAPTTETVFSGTDGAFSIAAMPVGNYSVKAELSGYLTTFQAVNIQKQDQVVTVVFEMDDDTSLNSPPSAPQLLSPVDNAVNQPLSVELTWSAVDPDSTDVLKYSLTVKNNLNTNVIQVNDLTANHYTLSDLKFGVSYFWQVSVSDDIHPPVLSSISKFTTNTVPANRYHYVQKQNGNFIIMSSDELGNSFQFTSPSYNSWRPRKNNNAGLIAFLRTEGGSTHIYTANPDGSNPFKVTTVPAAGFNNYEMDFAWSTNGQEIIYSNFNKLYRINKDGSGLNLVYTTPDGSMISECDWSYDGSKIALKTNDYNGYNTKIFIIDMTGNILKTVLSGSLGASGGLNFSVDGQMLVFTRDLSGYQDGSGNYRQLDSNIFIYNLTNDTVYNISSESEKPLGTNDLDPRFSPNNAQVIFMNTSNDNISQKNIMVIDLNSSMTDLSRATLFSNGEMPDYE; encoded by the coding sequence ATGAAAACTTTAATAAAATTACTCAGCATATTCATCCTTGCTTTTTGTCTGTTTTCATGTAATGAAGACCTTGTAGAGCAGGCTCAGACAGGAATATTAAAAGGAAAAGTCGTAAAAAGAGGGACTAATGTACCTATTCCCAATGTGAAAATTTTTACAGCACCTACCACAGAAACCGTTTTCAGTGGGACCGACGGAGCATTCTCCATTGCCGCCATGCCGGTGGGAAATTACTCTGTAAAAGCCGAATTGTCTGGTTATCTTACCACTTTTCAGGCCGTAAACATACAAAAACAGGATCAGGTGGTTACGGTAGTTTTTGAGATGGATGATGATACCTCTCTGAATTCCCCGCCTTCAGCACCGCAGCTGCTAAGTCCGGTAGACAACGCGGTGAACCAGCCTTTAAGTGTTGAATTGACGTGGAGTGCTGTGGATCCTGATTCAACAGATGTCCTAAAATATAGTTTGACAGTGAAAAATAATCTGAATACGAATGTGATTCAGGTTAATGATCTGACGGCGAATCATTATACGCTTTCAGATTTGAAGTTTGGTGTAAGTTACTTCTGGCAGGTGTCTGTTTCGGACGACATTCACCCGCCAGTTTTAAGCTCAATCAGTAAGTTTACTACCAATACAGTTCCTGCTAACCGCTATCATTATGTACAGAAACAGAACGGAAACTTTATCATCATGTCCAGTGATGAACTGGGCAACAGCTTCCAGTTTACAAGTCCTTCCTATAACAGCTGGAGACCCCGGAAAAATAATAACGCAGGCCTGATTGCGTTTCTGAGGACAGAAGGAGGAAGTACCCATATTTATACCGCTAATCCGGATGGTTCCAATCCATTCAAAGTGACTACCGTTCCTGCAGCAGGATTCAATAATTATGAAATGGATTTTGCATGGAGTACCAACGGACAGGAAATTATTTATTCTAATTTCAATAAACTGTACAGGATCAACAAAGATGGAAGCGGGCTGAATTTAGTGTACACTACACCAGACGGCAGCATGATTTCCGAATGCGACTGGAGCTATGACGGAAGCAAGATTGCCCTGAAAACAAATGATTACAACGGATACAATACGAAGATCTTTATTATTGACATGACAGGTAATATCTTAAAAACTGTTTTATCAGGTTCTTTAGGAGCTTCCGGTGGTCTGAATTTTTCTGTAGACGGACAGATGCTTGTGTTTACCCGGGATCTTTCAGGGTACCAGGACGGAAGCGGCAATTACAGGCAGCTTGATTCTAATATATTTATCTATAATCTCACCAATGATACGGTATACAATATCTCTTCGGAAAGCGAAAAACCTTTGGGAACTAATGATCTGGACCCGAGATTTTCACCGAACAATGCACAGGTGATCTTTATGAACACTTCCAATGATAATATTTCGCAGAAAAATATAATGGTTATTGATCTCAACTCTTCTATGACTGATCTTTCAAGAGCAACACTCTTCAGTAACGGTGAAATGCCGGACTATGAGTAG
- a CDS encoding response regulator transcription factor, translating to MMKPRLTIFDEPVLYTESLSKLLAQSQIFNNIDICNSYESLFEHLKEEPPEILVISSNMLILTDIFKLVEDITTNNNRIKIIVIGNDYEVIDIRKLFNKGIKSYLDKNSRYDEFMKSINALLLNEIYICDYAKERMISFISSEGRPSRLIKGPLTRREIEILKLICDGLSSKDISEKLFISINTVETHRKRILLKLNVKNSVGIVKYALENHMID from the coding sequence ATGATGAAACCAAGATTAACCATTTTTGATGAACCGGTACTGTATACTGAAAGTTTATCAAAACTACTGGCACAAAGCCAGATTTTTAACAACATTGACATTTGTAATTCTTATGAATCTTTATTTGAACATTTAAAAGAAGAACCCCCGGAAATTCTGGTCATCAGCTCCAATATGCTGATACTTACAGATATTTTCAAACTTGTAGAAGACATTACCACCAATAACAACAGAATCAAAATTATTGTCATTGGCAATGATTATGAAGTGATTGACATCCGGAAGCTTTTCAACAAAGGCATAAAAAGCTATCTTGACAAAAACAGCAGGTATGATGAATTCATGAAATCAATCAATGCCCTGCTTCTCAACGAAATCTACATCTGCGACTACGCAAAAGAAAGAATGATCAGCTTCATCAGCAGCGAAGGCAGGCCCAGCCGTCTTATTAAAGGTCCTCTTACCCGCCGCGAAATAGAAATTCTGAAACTGATCTGCGACGGACTGAGCAGCAAAGATATTTCTGAAAAACTCTTTATAAGCATCAACACCGTAGAAACCCACCGAAAAAGAATTCTCTTAAAACTGAATGTAAAAAACTCAGTAGGAATTGTAAAATACGCCTTAGAAAACCACATGATTGATTAG